In Polaromonas sp. JS666, one genomic interval encodes:
- a CDS encoding rhodanese-like domain-containing protein: MTTVASSNAATSTGVRPVSGYAGDIPVQLAYQWMQSGEAVLVDVRTDAEREWVGYVPGAVALAWKQWPGMAMNPHFDEGLKNAVPAGKKAVLLCRSGVRSIAAAKRATELGIEAYNILEGFEGDADEQAQRGRKGGWRFRGLPWRQN; this comes from the coding sequence ATGACTACCGTTGCCTCATCGAATGCTGCCACGTCCACCGGGGTGCGGCCCGTGTCGGGTTATGCCGGCGACATTCCGGTACAGCTTGCCTATCAATGGATGCAGTCCGGCGAAGCCGTGCTGGTGGATGTACGTACCGACGCCGAGCGCGAATGGGTGGGCTACGTGCCGGGCGCCGTCGCACTGGCCTGGAAGCAGTGGCCAGGCATGGCCATGAACCCGCACTTCGACGAAGGCCTGAAAAACGCGGTGCCGGCCGGCAAGAAAGCCGTGCTGCTGTGCCGCAGCGGGGTGCGCTCCATTGCGGCCGCAAAACGCGCCACCGAACTGGGCATAGAGGCCTACAACATCCTGGAAGGCTTTGAAGGTGATGCCGATGAGCAGGCGCAACGGGGCCGCAAGGGCGGCTGGCGTTTTCGGGGCTTGCCCTGGCGGCAAAACTGA
- a CDS encoding PPK2 family polyphosphate kinase: MPTTRPRSRVSARVAPQSLAQLTAPWQPPLAGTTSGGKNARRAKGRAMAHFDPAAQPFSSGDKQRDKEAVEALAVELDELQNLFYADRRHKLLVILQGTDTSGKDGTLRGVFGRISPLGVHTTSWKAPTEDERAHDYLRRIHQMAPGAGEIMLFNRSHYEDVLVPVVNRWITPAQTAQRYQHINDFERMLSENGTVILKFMLHISFEEQGRRLQERIDDPTKHWKFSMGDLEARKQWKLYQRAYQDLLNATSTPWAPWTVVPADSKTHRNLMIATLVRSRLQQLNLRYPPPVPGLKNLKVDRKLTSSAPDRKSL; the protein is encoded by the coding sequence ATGCCCACCACCCGCCCCCGCTCCCGCGTTAGCGCCCGCGTTGCTCCCCAGTCCCTGGCCCAGCTCACGGCCCCATGGCAGCCCCCGCTGGCAGGCACGACATCTGGCGGCAAGAACGCAAGGCGGGCAAAAGGCCGCGCCATGGCTCACTTCGACCCGGCGGCCCAGCCTTTTTCCAGCGGGGACAAGCAGCGCGACAAGGAAGCGGTTGAAGCGCTGGCCGTGGAGCTCGATGAACTGCAGAACCTGTTCTATGCGGACAGGCGCCACAAGCTGCTGGTGATCCTGCAGGGCACCGACACCTCCGGCAAGGACGGCACGCTCAGAGGCGTGTTCGGCCGCATCAGCCCGCTGGGCGTGCACACCACCTCCTGGAAAGCCCCCACCGAGGACGAGCGCGCACACGACTACCTGCGGCGCATTCACCAGATGGCGCCCGGTGCCGGCGAGATTATGCTGTTCAACCGCAGCCATTACGAGGATGTGCTGGTGCCCGTGGTCAATCGCTGGATCACGCCGGCGCAGACTGCGCAGCGCTACCAGCACATCAACGACTTCGAGCGCATGCTCAGCGAGAACGGTACCGTGATCCTGAAATTCATGCTGCACATCAGCTTTGAGGAGCAGGGCCGGCGGCTGCAGGAGCGCATTGACGACCCCACCAAACACTGGAAGTTCAGCATGGGCGACCTGGAAGCACGCAAGCAATGGAAGCTGTACCAGCGCGCCTACCAGGACCTGCTGAACGCCACCAGCACGCCCTGGGCGCCGTGGACGGTGGTGCCGGCCGACTCCAAAACCCATCGCAACCTGATGATCGCTACGCTGGTGCGCAGCAGGCTGCAGCAGCTGAACCTGCGCTACCCGCCCCCCGTCCCGGGGCTGAAAAATCTGAAGGTTGACAGAAAGCTGACGAGCTCCGCGCCAGACCGGAAATCACTTTGA
- a CDS encoding TRAP transporter substrate-binding protein, protein MTDSKTPRRRSLLKGAAMAAGAGAMSAPMLATAQTTTTLRFQSTWPSKDIFHEYANDFAKKVNDMAGGKLKIEVLPAGAVVPAFQLLEAVNKGTLDGGHGVVAYHYGKNSALALWGSGPSYGMDPNMLLAWHNYGGGKAILEEIYKSLNMDVVSYLYGPMPTQPLGWFKKPVTKVEDMKGLKFRTVGLAVDIFTEMGTAVNPLPGGEIVPALDRGLIDAAEFNNASSDRLLGFPDVVKNCMLQSFHQSGEQFEILFNKGKYNALPQELRSIIDYAVQAASADMSWKAVERNSQDYIELKKAGVKFYKTPDAILRAQLAAWDKTIDKKAKENALFKKVLDSQKVFAQRAGQWQNDYTVDFKMAYNHYFGRGKKA, encoded by the coding sequence ATGACCGATAGCAAGACCCCCCGCCGCCGCAGCCTGCTCAAGGGCGCAGCAATGGCCGCCGGTGCCGGCGCCATGTCCGCCCCCATGCTGGCGACCGCGCAAACCACCACCACGCTGCGTTTCCAGAGCACCTGGCCCTCGAAGGACATCTTCCACGAATACGCCAACGACTTTGCCAAGAAGGTCAACGACATGGCTGGCGGCAAGCTGAAAATCGAAGTGCTGCCCGCTGGCGCGGTGGTGCCTGCATTCCAGCTGCTGGAAGCCGTCAACAAGGGCACGCTGGATGGCGGTCACGGCGTGGTGGCCTACCACTACGGCAAAAACTCGGCGCTGGCGCTCTGGGGTTCCGGTCCCTCCTACGGCATGGACCCCAACATGCTGCTGGCCTGGCACAACTACGGCGGCGGCAAGGCCATCCTGGAAGAAATCTACAAGTCGCTCAACATGGACGTGGTGTCCTACCTGTACGGCCCGATGCCGACGCAACCGCTGGGCTGGTTCAAGAAGCCGGTGACCAAGGTTGAAGACATGAAGGGCCTGAAGTTCCGCACCGTCGGCCTGGCCGTCGACATCTTCACCGAGATGGGCACCGCCGTCAACCCGCTGCCGGGCGGCGAAATCGTGCCGGCGCTGGACCGCGGGCTGATTGACGCGGCCGAGTTCAACAACGCCTCGAGCGACCGTCTGCTGGGCTTTCCCGACGTGGTGAAAAACTGCATGCTGCAGAGCTTCCACCAGAGCGGCGAGCAGTTCGAGATCCTGTTCAACAAGGGCAAGTACAACGCCTTGCCACAAGAGCTGCGCTCCATCATCGACTACGCCGTCCAGGCAGCCAGCGCCGACATGAGCTGGAAGGCTGTGGAGCGCAATTCGCAGGACTACATCGAACTCAAGAAAGCCGGCGTCAAGTTCTACAAGACACCCGACGCGATCCTGCGCGCCCAGCTGGCCGCCTGGGACAAAACCATCGACAAGAAAGCCAAGGAAAACGCGCTCTTCAAGAAGGTGCTCGACTCCCAGAAAGTCTTTGCGCAGCGCGCGGGCCAGTGGCAGAACGACTACACCGTGGATTTCAAGATGGCCTATAACCACTACTTCGGCCGGGGCAAGAAAGCCTGA